The following is a genomic window from Kiloniellales bacterium.
GCGAAACATCAGACCCTTGAAAGCGGGCAATGCCCGATGGAGGCGGCAGACCACGATCTTGCGCAGCGATTCCAGCCCCAGTGATGGCTCGACCTTGGCGTAGAGTGCCTTCAGGTCGAGCGTGACCAGGACCTCGCAGCCGGAATCGACCACCTGTTGGCGCACCTCTTCGGCCGCCAACAACGGGTTGAAGGTAACCACGACGCCCCCGGCCTTGATCACGCCGAAGAAGCAGATCACGAAGTAAGGGCAATTGGGCAGGAAAAGACCGACCCGCGTGCCCTTGGTGACGCCAAGAGCGCGGAATCCTTCGGCTGCGCGATCGACCGAGGCGGCCAGCTCCGCGTAAGTGAGCCCCTTGCCCAGGAACTCCAGAGCGGGCCGGTTGGGATGGTCGCGGCGGGCATCGTCCAGCACGGCCCAAAGCGGCCGATCCGGAATGTCGATCCGCCAGCCCACCCCAGGCGGGTAGGAAGCCTCCCAAGGATAAGGCTCGCGCTGCGCTGATCGCTGGACTTTAGGCAAGCCGGCGTCATTCAAGCGAGTCATCTCGCCCAGACTCTCCCTTCGAACCGATTCCCCTCTTGGTCATGACGAATGGCCGGCGGGCCCACCCAGAAGCATCGACCCTTACGAGCCCTCCAGCAGGAAGGAAATCTTCGCGTTGATCCGGTATTCGCTGATCCGTCCGTCCTCGACGACCGCTTCCATGTTCTTGATATAGATCGAGCGAATGCCCCTCACGGTCTCTCTCGCTTGAAGGAGCGCATTGTTGGCCGCGTCCTCCCAGCTCTTCTCCGACTGGGCCAGCACCTCGATCACCTTGAGCATCGTCATAGCTACCTCCGTAGTCTTGGTAGGCCTGCATATCCTTCACACTGTCCGGTCCCAACTTCGCCGCCATGACCTGCGTCAAGAAATCGACCGACACCTACCGCATCCGGAATCGATCGGCAGGAAGAGGTCCAGGGGTGGACGTGTCCGGCGCTTGATCTGAGTCATGGCAGGCGACCTGCGCAATACCTCTAGTGGGCCTCGAGGCTCTTCGAGGTGAGGAAAGGTGGAATGAGCAGGAAGTGGATAACCACCGCCGCATTGATCGTCATGATGACGGCGGGCTGTGCCGAGAGCGGATATGGCCCCAAGCAAAGGGTCGGCGGCCTCACCGGGGCGGCGCTCGGCGGTCTGCTCGGCGCCCAGTTCGGCAGCGGCGCAGGGCAGTTGGCTGCGACCGGCGCCGGTGTTCTGATCGGCGGCCTCATCGGAAGTGAAATCGGCCGATCCATGGACGAGGTCGATCGCATCAAGGCCAACGAAGCGGTCAATCGTGCGCACGGCGCCCCGATCGGAGAGACCATCACTTGGAACAACCCGCGATCGGGCAACTCGGGGGCCGTGACCCCGCTCCGCGACGGCACGTCGACCTCTGGCCAGTATTGCCGGGAGTTCCAGCAAAGCATCACGGTCGCCGGCGAAACGGAACAGGGCTATGGCATCGCCTGCCGGCAGCCCGACGGCACTTGGCGGATCCTGCAGCAGTAACAGAACCCTAGCCGGATAGGGGCGTCTGCGTCCTTCCTGGCCAATCATGACCGCAGTAATGAAGCAGCGAAGAGAGCGACTGCACGAGACGAGCCGATGACGAAAATCGCATTCGCGGTGGCTCGGCTTGTTCCTGCCCACGCAATCATGGAGACGAGCCATGAGCATGAGAGCCGAGGCGCCGAGACCGTCGGCGCAGAGAGCGCTTCAGCCCGACGATTCTAAGAGGCGCGCTTCGATAGACCCCGGACAGATCGATGCGATCTTGCTGGATCTGGACGGTGTCGTGACCGAGACCGCGAAGACCCACGCACAGGCCTGGAAGGCCACCTTCGACGAGTACCTCGGGGAACGCGCGGCACGAGTTGGCGGCACTTACGAGCCCTTCGACTTGGTGCAGGACTACCAGCGCTATGTCGACGGCAAGCCGCGTTACGACGGCGTTGCGAGCTTCCTGCGGTCGCGGAACATCTACCTGCCGCCTGGGGAAGACAGCGACCCGCCGGACAGGGAGACGGTCCGCGGCCTGGGGAACAGGAAGAACCAGTTCTTCCTCAAAGCGATCAGGCACAGTGGCGTCGAAGTCTATGGAAGCTCAATCGACTTCATAAAGCGCGCCAAGTCGCACCGCCTGAGGGTCGCGGTCGTCTCGTCCAGTCGCAACTGCCGCGAGGTCCTGGAGGCCACCGGCATCGGCGATCTCTTCGACGCGCAGGTGGACGGGGTGGTCGCAAAGGAGTGGATGCTCGCAGGCAAGCCGGCGCCAGACACTTTCCTGGAAGCCGCGCGGCGTTTGGGGGTAGAACCGAGCAGGGCCGCCGTCGTCGAGGACGCGATATCCGGGGTTCAGGCCGGCAAGGCCGGTAACTTCGAGCTGGTGGTCGGCGTCAGCCGCAACGGCCAGCCAGAGCTTCTGCGAGAAGGCGGCGCCGATGTCGTGGTGTCCGACCTGAGCGAGCTGAGTCTCAAGAAAGGCGAACACGGAATGAGCGCCCTTGCCCCGCCGGCCTTTGAGAATCTGGACGCACTCTGGGCCCGGATCGGACAGCGACGTGTCGCGGTCTTTCTCGACTATGACGGAACGCTCACGCCGATCGTCGAGCGTCCCGACCTGGCGGTCCTGTCAGATGACATGCGCACGACGCTCGCGGCCCTTGCCGAGCGCTGTCCCGTTCTCGTGATCAGCGGCCGAGAGCGCGGCGACGTGGAGCGGCTCGTCGGCCTGAAGGGGATCATTTATGCCGGCTCCCACGGCTTCGATATCGTCGGGCCCGCAGGCGCGGAGCTTCCTCATGAGAAGATCGCCGGCTACGCGCCGATCATAGCGCAGGCGGCCGGCGAGCTTGATCGTCAGCTTGCTTCGATCGCGGGCGTCATCGTCGAGGACAAGACCTATGCCTTAGCCGTGCATTTCCGAATGGTGAGCCCCAAGGACGTGGGCCGCGTCGAGCGTATCGTAGATTCCGTTGCCGCACAGCATCCCGCGCTGCGCAAGACGGGTGGCAAGAAGGTCTTCGAGCTCCGGCCCAACTTGGATTGGGACAAGGGAAAGGCGGTTCTCTGGCTGCTCGGCGCGCTGGATCTCAACGACACGGATGTGGTGCCGCTCTACATTGGGGACGACATCACGGACAGCGACGCCTTCGATGCGCTTCATGGCAAGGGACTCTCGTTCCTCGTCGCCGAACGACCGCAAGCCACGAACGCAGACTACCGGCTATCGGATACGGCCGAGGTGCAACGCTTTCTGAAGGAACTGACGGCCGTCATCGAGGAGAGAGAGGCATGAGCGAATGGTGTCTGCGCTATGAGGGCTATGACCCGCAGAGCGAAGGTTTGCGGGAAACGCTTTGCGTATTAGGCAACGGCTACTTCGCCACGCGTGGCACCGCGCCGAACGCGGTGGCCGACGACGTTCACTATCCCGGGACCTATCTGGCCGGCGGCTACAACCGGCTGACCAGCGAGATCGCCGGCCGCGAGATCGAGAACGAAGACCTGGTCAACATCCCCAACTGGCTGCCTCTCGTGATCCGCATCGATGACGGGCCATGGCTGCGTCCGGGCGAGGTCGAACACTTCGACTACGAGCAGGAGCTCGACCTGCGGCAGGGCCTGCTCTCGCGCTCTTTCCGCCTACGCGATCCGCAAGGTCGGACGACGCTCTGGCGGGAACGTCGCTTTGTTTCCATGGCAGAGCCCCACCTGGCCGCTATCGAGCTGCGCCTCACCCCGGAGAACTGGTCGGGGCGGATGACCCTTCGCTCGGCGATCGACGGCGGCGTCCTCAATGATGGCGTTGCGCGCTACCGCGAACTGAACCGCCGGCATCTCGAGACCCTTGAAACCGCGCAGACCAGCGATGACACGATCTTGCTCCGCAGCCGCATGGTCCAATGCCGCCGCGAGATCGTCGAAGCCGCGCGCACGCGGCTTCAGCAGGACGGGAAGCCCCTGGCTGGCGAGCGCCACTTGGACCGGCTGCCCGATTTCATCGCCCAGGACATCGCCTTTGACGCCGAAGAAGGACGGGAGATCGCGGTCGAGAAAGTGGTCGCGCTCTACACCTCTCAGGACGAGGCGATCTCGGAACCGGGACTGGCCGCGATCGACCAGCTCGACCATGCCGACTCCTTCGACAGGCTTATGGAAGCGCACCGACGCGCCTGGGCCCATCTCTGGGAAGAATGCGGGATCGAGATCGAGACCACGGCGAATCACCACGTGGGCCTGAAGCTCCGTCTGCATATCTTTCACCTTCTGCAGACCATCTCGATACACTCCGTCGACCTCGACGTCGGAATGCCGCCGCGCGGCTGGCACGGCGAGGCCTACCGCGGCCATATCATGTGGGACGAGTTGTTCATCTTCCCCTACCTCAACCTGCGCAAGCCGGTCCTCACGCGGTCCCTGCTGCGCTACCGCTACCGGCGGCTCGGGGCGGCGCGCCGGGCCGCGCGAGAGGCCGGATTCCGTGGCGCGATGTTTCCCTGGCAAAGCGGCAGCGACGGTCGCGAAGAGAGCCAGCGCCTGCACCTCAATCCGATGTCGGGGCGCTGGATCTCCGACGATTCGCAGCGCCAGCGCCATGTCAACGTCGCCATCGCGTTCAACGTCTGGCAGTACTACGAGGTGACGGAGGATCGCGAGTTCCTCTACGACTTCGGCGCCGAGCTGATGCTGGAAATCGCCCGTTTCTGGGCAAGTATCGCCAGCTACGACGAGTCCAGCGGACGCTATGCGATCCGCGGGGTCATGGGGCCGGACGAGTTCCATACCGCCTACCCGGGAAAGGACCCCACGACGGAAGGCGGCCTGGACAACAACGCCTATACCAACGTCATGGTGGCCTGGACGCTGAGCCGCGCCCTCGATGCCCTCGACCTGCTGCCCGAAAACCGGCGCCGGGAACTCTGCGACCAGCTCGAGCTGAGCGCGGAGGAACTCGACGACTGGGACGATATCAGCCGCAACCTGACCGTTCCCCTCCATGACGGCGTCATCAGCCAGTTCGAAGGCTACGAGAAGCTGAAGGATTTCGACTGGGACGGCTACCGGAAGAAGTATGGTGACATCCAGCGACTGGATCGCATCCTGGAGGGCGAAGGCACCGATTCCAACCTCTACAAGGTCTCGAAACAGGCCGACGTCCTCATGCTCTTCTTCCTCTTCTCCACCGAGCAGCTCACGGAGATCTTCGAACGCCTTGGCTACGATTTCGATCCCGACACTATTCTCAAGACGATCCGATACTACGTGCAGCGCACCTCTCATGGCTCGACCCTCAGCTGGGTCACCCACGCCTGGGTCCTGGCACGTGCCGATCGACCGCGCTCCTGGGAGCTCTGGTCCCAGGCGCTGGACAGCGACATTGCCGACATACAGGACGGCACGACCAAGGAAGGGGTTCACCTCGGCGCCATGGCCGGCACGGTCGATCTGGTCCAGCGCTGCTACACTGGCATCGAACCGCGCGCCAACGTGCTGACCTTTAATCCGCGGCTTCCGGATGAACTGACCTGCCTCACGACGACCGTCCGATACCGCGGACAAACGCTCGATCTCAAGGTAAATCACGAGAAGCTTTGCGTCTCCAGCCGGCCCTTCACGGCATATCCGATCACCATCGCCTATCGCGGCCACGTGCGCGAGATCAGCCCGGGGCAGCGCTACGAGTTTCGGCTCGTGCACCAGAAGGAGCGCGGCGGCGCCAGTCTGCAGCAACGGCAAAATGCAGCCCCTTCCGCATCGCCGAAGCCGCAGGAGCCGGCGGCATAGGACCGGGACCGTCGGTTCTCTGTTCTGCGCCGACGTAGGCCATGATGCCCCCGCTGGACGCCGGGTTCACTTTCATAACAAGCTCGTGGTCGCGTCGCGGGCCATTTCTTGGACGGCGGCGGCGCTGTCGGCCAGCACGATCAAATCGTACCCCGTTCCTGCCTCCAGCGGGCCGGGCGTCAGGACGATGACCCCTTCTTCGCGCTTGCCGGCGACGAAAAGCCGTTCGCCCAGACTGTGGACGACGTCTGCAAAGGGCCGGCCTCGCGCCCTCAGATGGCTCCTTTGAGCGATCACGAAGGGACGACGCTGCCAGTTGCCCAGAATCCGATTGATCAAAGTCATGGGGATCGACACGCCACCCCACCGGCCATTGCATTCGACCCAGTGGGTTCTGCTTCCCGTCTTGCCGTCATTCAGCAGAATGGCGTCGAAGCTGCAGCGGCCGAAATAGCCAAGACACTGAAGCAGGTAGGCGAGCTGGAGGGTCTCGGTCGCCAGCTGCCGGCGAACGGTCGAAGACAGCTCGCAGGGCGAAGCACCGACAAAGACGCGTTTTCTGCCCGCCAGGTTCTGCTCGAAGATCCCTTCGATGATCGGCAGGTTCTCGGAGGAATGGGGAATCCAGACCTGAACCGATGGGCTGGCCAGGATCGGTTGCTCCCAGGCCGTGACCATCAGCGGGAAGTCTCCCCTCCAGCCGGTTCGGGTCAGCAGGGAACAAAGCTCCTCGCGCAGCGGTGTGAGCGGGCGTCCGGCGACCTCCGCAGACTCCAGGACGATGTTGCCCGTCGAGCTGGCGGAGGCCGGTATCTTGATGGCAACGCTGGCATAGCGACCAGCCAAGCTCTTCACGTGATAAGCGAGGAGCGCCGGCCCGTTGGCGAGCCGAACCTCGGGTAAGGCGCCGCGTCCGAGGACGTCGTCGACCCTCGCCTCGAACCAGAGCTTGTCGTTCACACAGCGCGTCAGACCCGGCGGCCCGGCGGCGACGCGGACTTCCGCCTCGCTTCGTCGGGCGATGGCTCTCGCCAAGGCCCAAGCCTTGCCGTCTCCGAGGTAGGGCAAGAGGTTGAGCCCGCGGTGTTCGTCGGCCAGTCGCGCCATCCCTTCGAGGAACCGCGAGTCGCGCAAGCAACGAAGGGCCAGGGGAACTGGAGGCGAACAGGCTTCTGGGATCCGGACCTCGACCCGGCCCAGAGCCAGCGTGTCGCGGCAATAGCTTTCGAAGGCAGGATTGCGGTCGGCTGCAAGGGCAAGGACATCGCCGTCGCCGGCCAGCATCATCGCACGATAGGTGTAGCGTCGATCATCCTCCGGGTTGTAGAGGGCGATGCTGCTGTGGTCTTCCAAGACTAGGTTGGGACCCGGACCGAGACCCGAGCTCACACGCGGCCCGAAAGCGGCGGTCGAGATCAGGCGCGGATCGCGCTCTTTGATCTCAACGGCGAGGCCCTCTATGCGGGCGCGTTGCATCCCGTCGAGTTCGACCCTGTGTTGCTCGACGATGGGCAGGCGAAACCCTGTCTTGTCCGAGGCCGGATCCGCCGTGATGAACGGCTTCCTGGGAATAGCCATATCAGAGCCCTCACAGAGACCCTAGAGCACGATGACATAGGGTGGAATCGACCTCCTGTCTGAATCGTGCTCTAAACTTCTGAAAAAGAGCGAGATTCAGACATGAAGCCGGATCGGCTTCATGTCATCCCGCTCTAGGGCCGGTCGCCCGAGACCTCCGTCCAGGCGGGATGCTCGGCTCTCAGTTTCAGCAGCTCGTCGAGCAAAGTCGCCTGTTCGGCCTTAGTAATGCGACCGATGGCTTCGAAGAGCTCGCCGCACTCGGCGATGTGAGCCTCCATCGCCTCCGAAGCGCGCAGCAACTCTCGCCGCTCTTCCTCCGGCAGGGCCGCAGCCATCGGCAGCGTTTCGAGAGCGCGGACGACGGCCAGACCCTCCGCATGCTCATTCAACAGGCCCTCGACGTGATCTTTGCCTATGAGCGGCACGAGCACAGGATAGAAATGCCGTTCCTCAAAAGCGATATGGGCGCCCGCGTCCCGATCCACGTCCGCCGCCGCGGCGCTGGCCTCGGACTGGCGGCCCGCCCGAAGCGCGGAGGAGATCCGGTGGAAGCCACGGCCCAACAAAGCGTGGTCTTCGCGGAAAGCCCGCAGCAGTTCATCCATGGCACGCCCCATGGTGACCAGTCTTCGACAGCCGACCCTTGCACCCTATGAGGTGGATCAAGTTTCTCGGAGATATTGCCGGCCTAAGATTGCGAAGAGCCTTGATCAGCAGCTGGGAGGGTGAGATTTCGCGATGTGCCGCCTCTATGGCTTCCGGGCGACCGAGGAATCCAAGGTGGAATGCACCCTGGTGCACGCGCAGAACGCCCTCATGGTGCAGAGCCTGGAGGATTTGAAGGGCTACACCCATGCCCACGGCTGGGGCGTGGCGGCCTACGAGGATCACCGACCGCTGGTTGAGAAGGAGGCCTGGGCTGCCTATCACGGTGAGCACTTCCACCGCGCTGCTGCCCGGATCTATGCGCGGACGGTCCTGGCCCATGTCCGGCGCGCCACCGTCGGACTCGCGATCCCGGACAACACCCATCCCTTCGTGCACGAGACCATCGCCTTCGCTCACAACGGTACGGTGCCGCACTTCGACGCCCTGCGCCCGCGCTTCCTCAACGCCATGTCGGATCCTCAGCGCGCCGCCCTGCGTGGCACCACCGACAGCGAGCATGTCTTCCGCTTGCTCATGACTCTGCGCAGTCGGTCGCCCGATCTGACCTTGGCCGAGTTGCTGCGCCAGGGCGCACGCCTGGTCTTCGACTGGTGTCAGGCCCGGGACCCGGCGGCGAAGATCGGCCTCAACCTCTTGATGACGGATGGAGCGGAGATCGCCGGAACCCGGATCGGCCGGGGCCTCTTCTACGTGGAGCGCGACGGCGTCTATGACTGCGAGATCTGTGGGTTTCCGCATATCCACCACGTGCCGAGCCGGGATTATCGGGCCGTGGTCGTGGCCTCGGAACCGATCACCCGGGAGACCTGGCAGGAGGTTCCGGCGGACTCCCTGATCCGGATCACGCCGCAAGCGGAGCTCGTGATCCAACCGCTTTGAGACTCGGGCTTGCTGCTTCAGAGCCTCGCCAAAATTCGCGAGGAACCAGGGCAGGGTTATTGACCCAGAGCAAGGCGCGCCAGTCCCGCCTCTGTTCGAGTCGCTGCAGGACTGTCGCCTGATCAAGGAGTGGGACGCATGCCTGCCAAGGAGATCAAATTCTCGAGCGATGCCCGCGAGCGGATGCTAAAGGGCGTCGATATCATGGCCGACGCCGTCAAGGTGACGCTCGGTCCCAAGGGCCGCAACGTCGTGGTCGAGAAGAGCTTCGGCGCACCGCGCATGACCAAGGACGGGGTCTCGGTCGCCAAGGAGATCGAGCTGACCGATCACTTCGAGAACATGGGTGCCCAGATGCTGCGCGAGGTCGCGGTCAAGACCAGCGAGCTCGCCGGCGACGGCACCACGACCGCCACGGTCCTGGCCCAGGCCATCGTGCGCGAGGGGGCCAAGGCCGTCGCGGCAGGCATGAATCCCATGGACCTCAAGCGCGGCATCGACCGTGCGGTCGAGTTCGTCGTGGCGGAGCTCCGGGCGCGCTCGCGCAATGTCACCACGACCGCGGAGATCGCACAGATCGGGACGATCTCGGCCAACGGCGAGACGGACATCGGCGACATGATCGCCGATGCCATGCAGAGAGTCGGGAACGAGGGCGTGATCACGGTCGAGGAGGCC
Proteins encoded in this region:
- a CDS encoding dodecin family protein encodes the protein MTMLKVIEVLAQSEKSWEDAANNALLQARETVRGIRSIYIKNMEAVVEDGRISEYRINAKISFLLEGS
- a CDS encoding hemerythrin domain-containing protein gives rise to the protein MDELLRAFREDHALLGRGFHRISSALRAGRQSEASAAAADVDRDAGAHIAFEERHFYPVLVPLIGKDHVEGLLNEHAEGLAVVRALETLPMAAALPEEERRELLRASEAMEAHIAECGELFEAIGRITKAEQATLLDELLKLRAEHPAWTEVSGDRP
- a CDS encoding RT0821/Lpp0805 family surface protein: MMTAGCAESGYGPKQRVGGLTGAALGGLLGAQFGSGAGQLAATGAGVLIGGLIGSEIGRSMDEVDRIKANEAVNRAHGAPIGETITWNNPRSGNSGAVTPLRDGTSTSGQYCREFQQSITVAGETEQGYGIACRQPDGTWRILQQ
- a CDS encoding glycosyl hydrolase family 65 protein; the protein is MSEWCLRYEGYDPQSEGLRETLCVLGNGYFATRGTAPNAVADDVHYPGTYLAGGYNRLTSEIAGREIENEDLVNIPNWLPLVIRIDDGPWLRPGEVEHFDYEQELDLRQGLLSRSFRLRDPQGRTTLWRERRFVSMAEPHLAAIELRLTPENWSGRMTLRSAIDGGVLNDGVARYRELNRRHLETLETAQTSDDTILLRSRMVQCRREIVEAARTRLQQDGKPLAGERHLDRLPDFIAQDIAFDAEEGREIAVEKVVALYTSQDEAISEPGLAAIDQLDHADSFDRLMEAHRRAWAHLWEECGIEIETTANHHVGLKLRLHIFHLLQTISIHSVDLDVGMPPRGWHGEAYRGHIMWDELFIFPYLNLRKPVLTRSLLRYRYRRLGAARRAAREAGFRGAMFPWQSGSDGREESQRLHLNPMSGRWISDDSQRQRHVNVAIAFNVWQYYEVTEDREFLYDFGAELMLEIARFWASIASYDESSGRYAIRGVMGPDEFHTAYPGKDPTTEGGLDNNAYTNVMVAWTLSRALDALDLLPENRRRELCDQLELSAEELDDWDDISRNLTVPLHDGVISQFEGYEKLKDFDWDGYRKKYGDIQRLDRILEGEGTDSNLYKVSKQADVLMLFFLFSTEQLTEIFERLGYDFDPDTILKTIRYYVQRTSHGSTLSWVTHAWVLARADRPRSWELWSQALDSDIADIQDGTTKEGVHLGAMAGTVDLVQRCYTGIEPRANVLTFNPRLPDELTCLTTTVRYRGQTLDLKVNHEKLCVSSRPFTAYPITIAYRGHVREISPGQRYEFRLVHQKERGGASLQQRQNAAPSASPKPQEPAA
- the otsB gene encoding trehalose-phosphatase, which translates into the protein MLDLDGVVTETAKTHAQAWKATFDEYLGERAARVGGTYEPFDLVQDYQRYVDGKPRYDGVASFLRSRNIYLPPGEDSDPPDRETVRGLGNRKNQFFLKAIRHSGVEVYGSSIDFIKRAKSHRLRVAVVSSSRNCREVLEATGIGDLFDAQVDGVVAKEWMLAGKPAPDTFLEAARRLGVEPSRAAVVEDAISGVQAGKAGNFELVVGVSRNGQPELLREGGADVVVSDLSELSLKKGEHGMSALAPPAFENLDALWARIGQRRVAVFLDYDGTLTPIVERPDLAVLSDDMRTTLAALAERCPVLVISGRERGDVERLVGLKGIIYAGSHGFDIVGPAGAELPHEKIAGYAPIIAQAAGELDRQLASIAGVIVEDKTYALAVHFRMVSPKDVGRVERIVDSVAAQHPALRKTGGKKVFELRPNLDWDKGKAVLWLLGALDLNDTDVVPLYIGDDITDSDAFDALHGKGLSFLVAERPQATNADYRLSDTAEVQRFLKELTAVIEEREA
- a CDS encoding class II glutamine amidotransferase; this encodes MCRLYGFRATEESKVECTLVHAQNALMVQSLEDLKGYTHAHGWGVAAYEDHRPLVEKEAWAAYHGEHFHRAAARIYARTVLAHVRRATVGLAIPDNTHPFVHETIAFAHNGTVPHFDALRPRFLNAMSDPQRAALRGTTDSEHVFRLLMTLRSRSPDLTLAELLRQGARLVFDWCQARDPAAKIGLNLLMTDGAEIAGTRIGRGLFYVERDGVYDCEICGFPHIHHVPSRDYRAVVVASEPITRETWQEVPADSLIRITPQAELVIQPL